CCCAAACTGGCTTTGCACGATACTTTGTGCATCATCCCGGTGGTGCAGCTGAACGTAGATATCTTTTGACCCTTCGATGGATTCGGCCCCGCCCCGGTTTGGAGTTTCAATAAATGGATTGAATGTAAAGAGTGATGGGTCCTGCAGCTGGTACCCAAACGACTGCTCCTGATCCATAGAATTGTTGATATAACCCAACCGCAACAGCCACTGCTCACTCAGCTGATGATACCCTTTAAACACAATCTGGTTTCCCTCAACACTACTCCGGTTATAACCGATACCATCGCGCCGGTCCCAATAGGAAAGCTCAAGATTTGTTTCCTGGTTGATGTTATGCGTTGCCGAAAATTCGAGATTCCTGTAGCCGTAGCTGCTCTCATCAAAGTTCAGATACGTTCTTGGCTGCACCAGGTAGTGATCCCGCAAGCGGATGGATGTTCTGTAAAGCGGCCCGTAATCTGATTCGCTCATGGAGATGACCTTATGAGTCGGTACACGGCTCCAGTTTACTGCACCTGTGAGCGGATCATTGATTCTCATTCCGTTCAGTTCAGATTCAAAATGGCGGTTCTCGTAGGCGTGATGATCAATACCATCCATCCGCCATAGTGTACCTGTACGGTAGGTGATCGTGCCCGGCCTCCTTGAATAGTGCTGCGTGAGGCTCAGCATATTCATCCACCGGAGAGTGCTGTCGGTCACTTCGATAGAAAATCCCGCACGATTTTCGTAGTTCCATACATGAACGGGAATAATCACTTCCGGCTCTTCTGTTTCTTCCGGCTCCTCATCAGGCAGCCCGTTCTGGATCACGGTATCGGGATCAATCGTTTCGAGGATCAGGGTATCCGGCAAAACCGGCGGCGGCAGAGTATCCTGGAAAACAGCAGAAAATGCTACTATGTGAAGAAGAAAGTAGATCAAGGAGTTACCGGAATAAGATTATACGGTAGGGTTTCAATGGAGAGCAGTCTTCGACGGACGGTTTCGAGAACAACCGCTGCGGTTCTCTGTTTGTTGATCTCCCGATCATCCGTAAAACTTCCCTTAAGCGCAAAATGATCGCCATCCAGCCAAAAACCCATCCATACTGTTCCAACCGGTTTTTCAGCCGTTCCACCACCCGGCCCGGCTACACCCGTGGTGGATACGCCAATTGAGGCGCCCGTTCGTTCAGCTACGCCTTTCGCCATCTGAAGGGCAACTTCAGCACTCACAGCCCCAACTCTGTCCAGATCACTCTTTTTAACTCCAAGCATGTTTATTTTTAATCGGTTTGAATACGCGATCACCCCGCCGGCCATATATCGGCTGCAGCCGGGAATATTTGTGATTTCATCAGAAAGCCGTCCGCCGGTACAACTTTCCGCAACTGAAATTGTAAGATTTCGTTTTGCGAGAATTTGACCGACAACAGACGCCAGATCGCACTCCCGCCCTTCACCATAAATCATATCCCCGGCTCGTTCCAGGATTCTTTCTCTGAACTTCAACAGTTCAGATTCTGATGTTTCAGGTTTCGATCCGGTATACTCAACCCGAACTTTCACGCCGCCTGCACCTGGCAGAAACGCTACATCAAGCCCGTTATTGAAATATTCTGTCAGATCGCCGATCAGGTCATCGCTTAAGGTACTTTCCGGTACGCCGGCCGTATGAAAATATTGCATGGTGAGTTTCACGCGCTCCGGAAACTGATTATCAAGCCTGGGCCTCACTTCATTTTCAAGCAGGTACTTCATCTCGTGAGGAACTCCGGGCAGCACGGCCAGACAGCTGCCGTTTTCTTTCAGCCAAAGGCCCGGAGCGGTCCCTTTTTTATTGAACAGTACGTTCGCGTTTTCAGGTACAAGAGCCTGGTCAGCATTTGAATGGCTGAATTTCAATCCCCTCAACTCAAAAATTTTCTTGATATGGTTCAGCACATTTTGATCCGTAACCAGGGACACACCAAAATAATCCGTGACTACTTTTTTTGTGATATCATCGTGCGTGGGGCCAAGTCCGCCCGTAGTTATTACAAGATCTGCACTCTTCATACTCTCACGGAGCTGTTCGTCGAGCAGACTGTAATCATCGGGCAGGGTAATAACCTGCTCAACATCGAACCCTTCGCCGTGAAGGAATTTTCCAATCCACGAAGCATTTGTATTGATGGTATCGCCAATCAGAAGCTCGTTGCCTATAGAAATGATATGTGCTTTATTCATGATGTTGAAAATAGCAGTTTGCGAAACGATCATGAAATTTGTTCTGAAATTCTTCCTTACAACTTAATCCGTACACCATTACCTTTAAGGCGTGGAAAAATTACCAAACATATTAAGTTCATTGCGATTGATTCTCGCACCGATCTTCCTTTTGCTGTTTATTCAGGATGATCTGTGGCTGCGTGGAATCAGTCTTGTTGTATACACTATAGCCGCCTTAACTGATTATTTTGATGGATATTACGCCAGGCGATATGAGGTAGAAAGTGATTTCGGGGTATTCCTCGACCCGCTTGCCGATAAGGTACTCACTTTTGCGGCATTTGTCTGCCTCCCATTTCTCGATCCCTCTCAATTTCCCTGGTGGGCCATTGGTGTAATCGTATTTCGTGATATTGCCATCACAATGCTGCGCGTTTACAGCGACAGAAAAGGCATCATGATGGAAACCCGAAAAACAGCCAAAGCCAAGACCGCTATCCAGATGGGGTATCTTTATGTTGCCCTCCTTCTTGGATTTTTACTGCTTATTCCGGGTACCACGCACGAAATTGTTCAAACTATTTACGGCACCAACATCATGTACTGGGGGATGATGGTAGTTGTAGCGATTACGGTTTACTCAGGAGTGGAATATCTGTATGTCAACCGAAAGCTTTTTTCTGACAGCAAATGACCCTGTCAAATACACGTACATCTTTTTTGCTGCTGGTCGGTACACTTTTTGGCGCCGGATACCTGCCCAAAGCGCCCGGAACCTGGGGCAGCCTGCTTTTTCTGCCCTTTATCTATGCCTCGTACCTGCTTGGCGGATACATCGGTTTGATACTGCTCACGATCGTCGCTTCAATGTTATCCCTTATCTCAGCACCTGCCGCCATTAAATTGTTAGGACCTGATCCCGGGGAGTTTGTGATGGATGAGTGTGCGGGCCAGGCTCTTGTTTTTGCACTCTACCTGCCATTGTTCGGCGTTGAGCTTAATATACTCCACCTGCTGGGTGGCTTTGTCCTTTTCAGGCTGTTTGATATTACCAAACCGTTAGGGATAAAGGCGGTGGAGAAATTCCGCGGAAAATATGGTATATTGTATGATGATTTGCTTGCAGGGTTTTATGCATCGCTTAGCCTGACAGCTATTATGTATATCAGTACACTATTTTAATACAACGGCTTTCCAAAAAAATGAAATGGATAACGTTGCTGCAAGAGACATCATGTGAAGAAAGAAATTACCATTTCGGAATACCCATTTTATGATTACCACAGATAAAACACCCATCATTGTAGATAAAAAATTTTCCCGGGAGATTGCAAAATCTCTCCTGGATATTGATGCCGTTCTGCTCAGACCAAATGACCCGTTTACCTGGTCATCGGGCTGGAACTCTCCAATTTATTGCGACAACCGGCTCACACTCAGATATCCTGAAGTTCGAAAAAAAATCGCGTCTGCCTTCATTTCCATCATCAGGGATGAACTTGAAACGCCGGATGTCATCACCGGAACTGCAACAGCAGGCATTCCCCATGCCGCATGGGTGGCCGGCAGCATGAACTTACCAATGGCATATGTACGTGCAAAAGCAAAAGCATACGGCCTTGGCAACCAGATTGAAGGCGGTGTTGACAAAGGACAAACTACCGTCATTATTGAAGATTTGATTTCCACCGGCGGATCCGCCATATCCGTTGTTGATGCACTCAACTTTATCGGCGCAAATATCGCAGCAGTACTTGCTATTTTCTCCTATGGATTCGACAAGGCCAATCAGCGATTTTCAAAGCATAACATCCCGGTTTATACGCTCACCGATTATGCTACGTTGATTGACGTAGCTCTTGAAGAAGGCAAAGTGAAAGAGAGCGATATTGATCTTTTAAACCGATGGCGTGCCAATCCCGAAAAATGGCCAAATTAAACAAAAACGATTCTGCATTATCATTCGCTGCTGCCGTAACGGCAATGAGCATTGCCACCGGTAAACGCCTGATGCGCAACTTTCAGTACTATCGCCAATCTTCGGATGCGGTAGTTACACGCCCGGAGTGCCTGGAAATCCTGAAACAGATTCGGATGAACCTTTTCGGACTGCAGAATTTATATCTAAACAGTTCGGACGAAAAACAGCATCACACGAGCTCCTCGTTTAAAGTAATGCTCGCCAAACAGGTACAGGATGGCTTTGAAGATCTGCATAGAAAAATTCTTTTTTATGATGCAGATGATATCTCAGAATTTATTCCGCTGATCGATAGAAACCGTTCTTTTTGGAAAGATTCAACCGAACCTGAGTTTTATGACGAGAATCTCCCCCGTAAAATTGACAGGCAGCTGGTTTCTGATTTTCCCGTATTGAAAAAGAATATCATGGCACTGCCCGCACGAAGTACTTAATATGATGTAACATCATACAATAAAATAACGGATAGGTATTGCAACCAAATGCCGGTTACTACGGTTCTTCAGATACAATGAAGAATCAATTGCAACATCACAAATTCTCACACACCACCCTGAAATGAAACGATTTACACTGCCGTCCCTCCTGCTTGCTTTTGCCCTGGTTATCACCTCTTGCCTCGATACAAGCGGACCCAATGACGATTATGACAACACTGCTGACCTGCAATTTTTAGAAGATAATGCGCAAAGAGATGATGTTACCGTAACCGAAAGCGGCCTGCAGTACCGGGTTGTTGAAGATTCTGTCGGAATAAGCCCCACGGAAGAAACCACAATTATCATCGATTTTGTCGGCTCATTTGTTGATGGAAGTGAATTTAATAACACCTATGAAGCGGGACAGCCCGCTATTGCACGGGTCGAAAATCTGATTTCCGGTCTCAGGGAAGGTGTTCAGCTAATGACGATCGGTTCCATTTACGAATTTGTACTGCCATCTGAGCTTGCCCTCGATTCAAATGGTAATCCACTGCAGGGAATTCCGCGTGGCGCCGCATTGATTTATGAAATTGAACTCATTCATGACAGCGCCTATGATTCGATTTTCCTTGAAGAAAACGCCCTTGAAGAAGATGTTGTAGTGACCGATAGCGGCCTTCAATACAAAATCATTGAAGAGGGAGATGGTGATTCGCCGGGTGCCACATCTACCGTACAGGTAAATTATACCGGCACGTTTATTTTCGGTGAAATATTTGACCAATCTCCCGAATCCATGCCGTCAGAATTTCCTCTTAACGATGTAATTGAAGGCTTTTCAGAAGGTATTCAGCTGATGAATGAAGGAGCAACATTTGAGTTTTATATTCCTGCCGAACTCGCATATGGAGATAATCCCAACCCGCAAAGCCCGATTTATCCCGGCGCCACACTGATTTTTGAAGTAGAATTAGTGTCCATTAGCAATCCATAAGATTTCGGGCAATCTTTTGCGGATTCACATTTATCCCTTCGGCCAGGATTCGTATCTTGGTTGTTCTATTTAATTCTGTATCCAATTTATGACCGATAAAAAATTCTATATCGAAACGTACGGCTGCCAGATGAATTTTGCCGATACGGAAGTTGTGAACTCCATTCTTATTGAGGATGGTATGACACCGGTACAAACAGCTGAAGAGGCAGATATTATATTTGTAAATACCTGCTCTATTCGCGAAAACGCAGAAACCAGGGTATGGAATCGCCTCAAAGAGTTTCGATCGATAAAGAGAGAGAAAAAACATCTTACCGTAGGCGTGATGGGCTGTATGGCCGAGCGGGTAAAAGATAAAATCATCGACCAGGAACAGTTGGTTGATATTGTTGTGGGTCCCGACGCCTATCGTGATATTCCGAATTTACTT
This portion of the Rhodohalobacter sp. SW132 genome encodes:
- a CDS encoding competence/damage-inducible protein A; protein product: MNKAHIISIGNELLIGDTINTNASWIGKFLHGEGFDVEQVITLPDDYSLLDEQLRESMKSADLVITTGGLGPTHDDITKKVVTDYFGVSLVTDQNVLNHIKKIFELRGLKFSHSNADQALVPENANVLFNKKGTAPGLWLKENGSCLAVLPGVPHEMKYLLENEVRPRLDNQFPERVKLTMQYFHTAGVPESTLSDDLIGDLTEYFNNGLDVAFLPGAGGVKVRVEYTGSKPETSESELLKFRERILERAGDMIYGEGRECDLASVVGQILAKRNLTISVAESCTGGRLSDEITNIPGCSRYMAGGVIAYSNRLKINMLGVKKSDLDRVGAVSAEVALQMAKGVAERTGASIGVSTTGVAGPGGGTAEKPVGTVWMGFWLDGDHFALKGSFTDDREINKQRTAAVVLETVRRRLLSIETLPYNLIPVTP
- the pgsA gene encoding CDP-diacylglycerol--glycerol-3-phosphate 3-phosphatidyltransferase; this encodes MEKLPNILSSLRLILAPIFLLLFIQDDLWLRGISLVVYTIAALTDYFDGYYARRYEVESDFGVFLDPLADKVLTFAAFVCLPFLDPSQFPWWAIGVIVFRDIAITMLRVYSDRKGIMMETRKTAKAKTAIQMGYLYVALLLGFLLLIPGTTHEIVQTIYGTNIMYWGMMVVVAITVYSGVEYLYVNRKLFSDSK
- a CDS encoding phosphatidylglycerophosphatase A — encoded protein: MTLSNTRTSFLLLVGTLFGAGYLPKAPGTWGSLLFLPFIYASYLLGGYIGLILLTIVASMLSLISAPAAIKLLGPDPGEFVMDECAGQALVFALYLPLFGVELNILHLLGGFVLFRLFDITKPLGIKAVEKFRGKYGILYDDLLAGFYASLSLTAIMYISTLF
- the pyrE gene encoding orotate phosphoribosyltransferase, coding for MITTDKTPIIVDKKFSREIAKSLLDIDAVLLRPNDPFTWSSGWNSPIYCDNRLTLRYPEVRKKIASAFISIIRDELETPDVITGTATAGIPHAAWVAGSMNLPMAYVRAKAKAYGLGNQIEGGVDKGQTTVIIEDLISTGGSAISVVDALNFIGANIAAVLAIFSYGFDKANQRFSKHNIPVYTLTDYATLIDVALEEGKVKESDIDLLNRWRANPEKWPN
- a CDS encoding FKBP-type peptidyl-prolyl cis-trans isomerase; this translates as MKRFTLPSLLLAFALVITSCLDTSGPNDDYDNTADLQFLEDNAQRDDVTVTESGLQYRVVEDSVGISPTEETTIIIDFVGSFVDGSEFNNTYEAGQPAIARVENLISGLREGVQLMTIGSIYEFVLPSELALDSNGNPLQGIPRGAALIYEIELIHDSAYDSIFLEENALEEDVVVTDSGLQYKIIEEGDGDSPGATSTVQVNYTGTFIFGEIFDQSPESMPSEFPLNDVIEGFSEGIQLMNEGATFEFYIPAELAYGDNPNPQSPIYPGATLIFEVELVSISNP